From Algoriphagus sp. NG3, the proteins below share one genomic window:
- a CDS encoding phage tail protein: MSTEPFIGEVKLFAFNFAPRGYALCEGQLLAISSNTALFSLIGTTYGGDGRTTFALPDLRGRMPIGQDQGPGLPNYRMGERGGTTQTNILTTNLPAHIHSAAPISVKMPVSSLGGEDNTPTGNFLAASSSEVYASAANGYYGDLQVSGETTATGGNIPLGIMNPFLVMNYSIATIGIFPSRQ; this comes from the coding sequence ATGTCAACAGAACCATTTATAGGCGAGGTAAAATTGTTCGCCTTTAATTTTGCACCAAGAGGCTATGCACTATGTGAAGGCCAATTATTAGCTATTTCCTCCAATACGGCCTTGTTTTCCCTGATCGGGACAACTTATGGCGGTGATGGTAGAACAACCTTTGCATTGCCGGATTTACGAGGTAGGATGCCGATAGGTCAAGACCAGGGGCCGGGTCTTCCTAATTATAGGATGGGGGAAAGAGGAGGAACGACCCAAACGAATATTTTGACGACTAATCTACCTGCACACATACACAGTGCAGCCCCGATTTCAGTTAAAATGCCGGTTTCCAGTTTAGGGGGAGAGGATAATACTCCTACAGGGAATTTTTTGGCTGCTAGCAGCAGTGAGGTTTATGCTTCTGCGGCCAATGGATACTATGGGGATTTGCAAGTTTCTGGAGAAACAACTGCCACAGGGGGGAATATTCCTCTTGGAATCATGAATCCATTTTTGGTCATGAATTACTCTATTGCTACTATCGGGATTTTTCCCAGCAGGCAATGA
- a CDS encoding methionyl-tRNA formyltransferase produces MNRRTEIVVFCAGKSAFPACQLLHLEGYLKGVAVDGQQVETESVLKDILGSQIPLFTISDRRQFGKLEEWLKEIHPSAMFSIGFPYLVPESLLQAYPQKWINFHMGKLPEFRGPMPIFETLKAGEKEAVLTVHLMDKQFDKGNIIWEEEIVIDASETFGSLAVKFSEEIALAAQNTAQMLHFGSFMPSRQQANSSAYCPFPSQRDTTINWAYMNAGEIVDLCRACNPWNGGADTLYGRTPFKVLKAEKIIGKKHQHAAGTVLSKNPVTIGCVDEEVIILQIVSSDYGVESAEDFFSRVNQNQPMLGTEQEARIKQYNVY; encoded by the coding sequence ATGAATAGACGAACTGAAATCGTGGTTTTTTGTGCCGGCAAGTCTGCTTTTCCAGCATGCCAGCTGCTTCACCTGGAAGGATATCTTAAAGGGGTGGCAGTGGACGGACAGCAGGTTGAAACAGAATCAGTCCTCAAGGATATACTAGGATCACAAATACCCCTATTCACCATTAGTGATCGGAGGCAATTTGGAAAATTAGAGGAATGGCTAAAAGAGATTCACCCTTCTGCTATGTTTAGTATAGGGTTTCCCTATTTAGTCCCAGAGAGTTTATTACAAGCCTATCCTCAAAAGTGGATAAACTTCCATATGGGAAAACTGCCTGAGTTCAGGGGACCAATGCCGATTTTCGAAACACTGAAGGCCGGAGAAAAGGAGGCGGTGCTTACCGTTCATCTCATGGACAAGCAATTTGACAAGGGGAATATCATCTGGGAGGAGGAGATTGTAATAGATGCATCTGAGACTTTCGGTTCCTTGGCAGTGAAATTTTCTGAGGAGATTGCCCTTGCTGCGCAAAATACTGCCCAGATGCTGCATTTCGGGTCTTTCATGCCTTCTAGACAGCAGGCAAATTCTTCTGCCTATTGTCCTTTTCCCAGTCAACGGGATACGACCATCAACTGGGCATATATGAATGCGGGGGAGATTGTGGATTTATGCCGGGCCTGCAATCCTTGGAACGGGGGAGCTGACACGCTGTATGGGAGAACTCCTTTTAAGGTATTAAAAGCGGAAAAGATAATCGGAAAAAAGCATCAGCACGCTGCTGGAACTGTACTTTCTAAAAATCCAGTAACCATTGGCTGTGTGGATGAGGAGGTTATTATACTACAGATTGTCAGTAGTGATTATGGAGTTGAATCTGCGGAGGACTTTTTCTCCCGGGTAAACCAAAACCAGCCTATGCTAGGAACAGAGCAAGAGGCTCGCATAAAGCAATATAATGTTTACTAG
- a CDS encoding ABC transporter substrate-binding protein, which produces MKKIGLLLPRSTYYASIGVDIHQGLKQGFLAQKKYVPQIVSENIGFGTDPQLCYNLVEKMLLSSEIEVVIAYISHKTAQMIRPLFKAMNKILIVLDSGANLPQEWPRSSNTLYHSLHNSLGNFLVSEMAAKQGLTKAVNVTGYYDGGYLHSHAGYIGFSEAGGIILYNHATGYKRDDFNLHELKKWFDSGNSADCLLSLFSGDYVQWYFEELQANFSPGQFTVILPPFGLEESVLAESPFPNQSLLGLASWSEKLLNEENLVFIDSMLSSGKSANLFSLLGYEASLLASSILELMEKYQHNGKEVCRDIMEMEFQTPRGKLLFEQTTQTSMAPMYQSKVVPDEKGMCQLEIIGDVNLHQIKEAYIKMVSKPLNSATSGWVNSYTCI; this is translated from the coding sequence ATGAAGAAAATTGGACTCCTACTTCCACGATCTACCTATTACGCCTCTATTGGGGTTGATATTCATCAGGGGCTAAAGCAGGGTTTCCTTGCTCAAAAAAAATATGTGCCCCAAATAGTATCAGAGAATATAGGCTTTGGTACTGATCCTCAATTGTGTTACAATCTGGTGGAAAAAATGCTTTTGTCCAGTGAGATTGAAGTGGTTATTGCCTACATAAGTCATAAAACCGCCCAGATGATAAGGCCACTTTTCAAAGCCATGAACAAAATCCTGATAGTCTTGGACAGTGGAGCAAACCTCCCCCAGGAATGGCCAAGGTCAAGCAATACACTGTACCACTCTCTGCATAATTCTTTAGGTAATTTTTTAGTTTCAGAAATGGCCGCCAAACAGGGTCTGACCAAAGCAGTGAATGTTACAGGCTATTATGATGGAGGCTATCTACATAGCCATGCCGGCTACATTGGATTTTCTGAAGCTGGTGGGATTATTCTCTACAACCACGCCACGGGTTACAAAAGGGATGATTTTAACTTACATGAATTGAAGAAGTGGTTTGATTCCGGCAATTCAGCAGATTGCCTTCTTTCGCTTTTTAGTGGGGATTATGTACAATGGTATTTTGAAGAATTACAAGCAAACTTTTCTCCGGGTCAATTTACCGTAATTCTCCCTCCCTTTGGTTTGGAAGAATCGGTATTGGCTGAATCACCATTTCCAAATCAAAGCTTGCTGGGCCTAGCATCTTGGAGCGAAAAGCTCTTGAATGAAGAGAACTTGGTTTTTATAGATAGTATGCTTTCCAGTGGAAAATCCGCTAATCTATTTTCCTTATTGGGGTATGAAGCTTCTTTATTGGCCTCTTCCATTCTGGAATTGATGGAAAAATACCAGCACAATGGAAAGGAAGTATGCAGAGATATCATGGAGATGGAATTTCAGACACCTAGAGGCAAATTATTGTTTGAGCAAACAACCCAGACCTCTATGGCTCCCATGTACCAGTCAAAGGTTGTTCCCGATGAAAAGGGAATGTGCCAACTTGAAATCATAGGTGATGTGAACTTGCATCAGATAAAAGAAGCATATATCAAAATGGTAAGTAAACCGCTTAATAGTGCTACTTCGGGATGGGTCAATAGCTACACCTGTATATGA